One Pricia mediterranea genomic window, ACATGGAGTACCCCTCAAGAATGGATACCCCGTCCATTTTCACTGCTTAAATCCTGGTATCTTCTCCATAGGCTTTTTGTCGGTAGTGCCGCCAAACTCAAAATCTGTTATCTATTTTTAAACTGTCCGTTCAACGATATTAGCCCCCACATTATCGTATTGCGTACAATACGTAGCAAAAAAAATAGTTATATACAAAACAAAATTTTTGGAATATGGCTATTGATACAATCGGTATTGGCGGAAATGAAGTAAAAGGCGATGCGAGCGAGGCCCTTAACGAGATACCACAGAACAGAACGCTTATTGCGGGTAAATTGACCCCGAATGCCCCGGTAAAACCGGAAGTTATCGAAGGCTTAAGAACGATCGAGGATGTATTCGAGCATTTCGAGCCCGAACTCAAAATTCCTTTTGAGGATAAGGATGGTGGTACCGTAAACGAAAGCCTGAAGTTCCGGAACCTTGGGGATTTCGGAAAGAAAGGCATCATCAACATCAGCGATTTCCTAAAAGAACTCGAAATAGAAAGCGACCAGTACAAACAGATTATCAAGCAGTTGAAGACCAATAAGATTTTGAAGGCCGCCCTGGAAGATCCCGAGGCCAAAAAGTCATTGATCGATACCATCGATGCCCTCGTAGAAGAAATAAGAACTACCCAATAAACCCCAAATCATGGCCCAACCCCAACCCCAAACCCAACAGAAGTCCGTTCAGCAAGGCGACAAGCCGTACGCGGAACGGATAAAGCAGAAGTCGGATGAATTCGTCAAGTACGGCGGATATGATCTATTGGAATCCGCAATCGACGGGGTGCAGAACATGAACCCCGATCGAAAGGCGCGGCGAAAGATGTTCCTCACCGAAAACAGCAAAAAACAGGAGCGTCGCGATTTGCTAAAGACCTTACAGCTTTGGTCCGACACCTTAAAATCGGGTGATGATATCATCGCCTTGGTACAATCCGCCGACGACAAGTCGCAGAAATCAAAGCAGGTGCTTACCAAAAACCTAAAATCGGCCTTGGATGAAACACGCGAGCTGGAAACCTCGTACCGCTCCATAGCCCTGTTCTACAAAAACACCGATCAGCCATCGCTAAAGAACGTGTCCGTCATCAATGCGGAACTCGAGCAGCTGACCGATCTTGACAATACCCGGTTCTTTGATCATATCAGGGAAGAACTGGTCGATAAATATGACCGTTTAGACCTCCGGGAGAACTACGGACTAATGGTTTTACCCGGCTATTTGGGGTCAAAATCCGTTGTCGATAAATGGGCCAAGGCGGCCCATGAGAACAAAGTGACCCTGATTACCGATTTCGCACATTTGGATGAGCCCGACGATGTGATGGAAATGTTCGAAAGTGCCAATCTCGCCGGTGCCGATATGTACCTTTCCAATACCATTATGACCTGTAATTGGTTGGTTGGCCGCGGCAGACACGACGAGGTCGGCGAAGAAGACGATGTACATGTTCCGCCTTCGGGTGCGCTGGCCGGTAAAATTTACAAGACTTTGATGTCACAGGTCACCGCCGGCAAGAAACACGGCGGGCTTAGTGAGGTCGATGGCGTGCGCTTCGATTTGAGAAAAAGCGAAATCGCCAATTTGGAAAACCTCGGGCTGGTACCCATGGTCAACGAATACGGCAAAGTGATGGCCTTTTCCGCCAAGACCCTGTTCAATGGAGATAATCTCGGGCTGCAGACCTATTCCGTCGTCCGTGTTTTCGATTATGTCGCGAAGGTGTTGATGGATTTCCTGAACCGGAGGGCCTTTGAGAATTTCAATACCAAGACCCGCAACGAGATACAGGCACAGATCGTTCGCTTTTTAGATGCCATTACCGGTCCCGATAAACTGATCGAAAACTTCGAGATCCGTCGATTCGAGCAGGACCAGAACCAAAAGGACCGTATTTATATGGATGTGCGTTTGAAACCCTACTTTCCGGCCAAGAATTTCTTGATTAAAATGGACGGACAAAAGGGGGACGAAGGTACCGATTGGGATACGGAATATACACAGCAGTAGCGTTTCGAACCCTGCAATAACACCGGTCGAGCCTTGCGGTACGAGGGGAAAACATCAAGGACGGGCATCTTGGTCCACACCTACCAAAAAGTGAAGAAGATGCCCGCATTGCATATAGGCATCGGAAAGTGCATCGAGGTGCCACGACCCCCAGGAATCCTGCCATTTGACGAATTTTCTTTCCATTCATGTGGTAGTCCGCAATATTTAAATTCCCCTTGTGTTTTGGTTTTTGAGGTAAATCTCCGTAACCAATTATGAAGAACAGCACTATTTTCTTCCTTTTGAGTGTGTTTTTTGGTGCTGGATGCCATGGGCAAGAGCAGCATACTGTACCCATATCGGTGATGGTCAACGCCCATACGACCTTGACCCTCTTTTTTCCATCCCCCATTTCCCGGACCATCGCTCCTGCGGCAAACTTTGAGTTCAAATATGATAACGATGAGCCCCAGATGGGACTTTTAAGCGGTAACCAAGGCAAATCGAGCAATCTTACGGTAATTACTGAAAACGGACATATCTATTCCTTCGCCATCGAGTATTCCGATAGTATAGAAAAGTTCAACTTTATATTGTCTCCCGAGATGGCGGTGGGGCGGCTTCCCAATCATACTTCGAAACCCGAAGACAACAAACAAGGAGAACCAGGGTCGAAACCGCGGATAGAAATGGGCGAGGTCAACGATAGTGCATCCGTTGAACCCGTGGTTACGGCATCCAACAATCCAGCGGAAATATCATCCGAAGTCCTTCCTAATAAGTTAGAAATCCCTGTCCAACCCGGTGATGCCGGAATACCCCTTCGAGCTTCTATTGCGGATGAAGAATTTCATCAAAAATCCAAATACAATCCTAAAGGGCTGGGCCACGGCGAAGAGGACCTGTACGATGTCGATAGAAATGAATACTACCGGATATTCTGCGAAAACAACTATCTGCAAAAAACGATTTTCTTGCGCACTTTCCGGCAGAACAAGAGGATTGTGCTCAAATTAAACAATATTTTGATCGATCGCGAGGAGATCTATTTTGTGCTTCAAATCGAAAATAATTCCCGCAAGGAATATCATGTCAACGGTTTAAGTTTTTTCCGAAAATCAGGGGTCGGACAGCTGCAGAAAATCATGAAACCCAGATATGTTTTCAACCTGCAGGATAAGATCGATCCCAAAGGCATCAACGAGGTCGTATTGGTCTTTAACCGATTTACGATATCCGGCAAGGAAGAAGTCTATGTCGTGTTGGATGAATTGGATACCAATAGAATGGTGCTATTGCCGTTGGATAACAAACAGATAAACGCCCCCACCAATTGAGACGACGAAACTATTTTCTGATGTTGATCCTTTTTCCCCTGATGGCGGTCGGGCAAAGCTATTCCAATACTCTTTCGGTGCATGCAGGTATTTTTGGGGAAGGCTATGGCGGGGAGATTACCTATAATACCAATCTCAGCGAAAGCAGCTTTACCCAGGTCGGTCTCGAAGTCAGTATGGCGGATTACAAATTTGGCGAGACCAGTTTACCCTATTCCAGTTTTACGGCAAACTATTCTTATTTCCTGACGGTGTATAGTAAAAACCGCCGGACGCAGTCCCTCAGCCTTGGGGGCGGGGCCGTCGCGGGCTACGAACTCGCCAATAACGGCAATGATGCCATTACGAATGTCGTCTTCGTCGATGGACAAAGTAAATTTATTTACGGGGGAGTGGCCAGCATAGACCTCGATATCATCGTTAGCGAACATGTTTCGTTAGTGGTAAAATCCTCACAATTTTACCATGTGAACAGTGATTTTGGCAAGTTCACCAACTTTTCCGGGATGGGACTGCGGTATTATTTTAATCTTTAGGAGCGAAACCAGCATCGGCCATGGTCCGATATCTCCGCCATCTGAAAAGAACCTTATAAATACTTCGGATAGCAAGCCATCCCTACATGAAAGGCACAATCCCCTTACAGGATAGACTTAGTTTTCCCTATAACGTAAAAGCAGGCACTTCATCCAAAATTCACACTAAACTGTAGCAGAGTTCGGTTATTACTTTATCCTCAAAGGTAAACCGATGAAGTATCCAACTCGAGCCGCAGCTTTCGTTTTCTCCCTCGTTGCGATTGTTCTGGCCTGTACCAAGCAAATTGACCTAAAGACCGAGGTGGAGTTCAGCGTAACCGTGCAGCACGAGCCCGGGGGCTACATCAACGAAAACCTGCCTACTAGGGTTACTGTAGTACCGGAAGCAATACTTGAAGAGTTTTCCTATTCCTACTCCTATTCCGTTACCGAGGGCGAGG contains:
- a CDS encoding conjugal transfer protein TraO, whose translation is MLILFPLMAVGQSYSNTLSVHAGIFGEGYGGEITYNTNLSESSFTQVGLEVSMADYKFGETSLPYSSFTANYSYFLTVYSKNRRTQSLSLGGGAVAGYELANNGNDAITNVVFVDGQSKFIYGGVASIDLDIIVSEHVSLVVKSSQFYHVNSDFGKFTNFSGMGLRYYFNL
- a CDS encoding DUF4138 domain-containing protein, translating into MKNSTIFFLLSVFFGAGCHGQEQHTVPISVMVNAHTTLTLFFPSPISRTIAPAANFEFKYDNDEPQMGLLSGNQGKSSNLTVITENGHIYSFAIEYSDSIEKFNFILSPEMAVGRLPNHTSKPEDNKQGEPGSKPRIEMGEVNDSASVEPVVTASNNPAEISSEVLPNKLEIPVQPGDAGIPLRASIADEEFHQKSKYNPKGLGHGEEDLYDVDRNEYYRIFCENNYLQKTIFLRTFRQNKRIVLKLNNILIDREEIYFVLQIENNSRKEYHVNGLSFFRKSGVGQLQKIMKPRYVFNLQDKIDPKGINEVVLVFNRFTISGKEEVYVVLDELDTNRMVLLPLDNKQINAPTN
- a CDS encoding DUF5458 family protein — protein: MAQPQPQTQQKSVQQGDKPYAERIKQKSDEFVKYGGYDLLESAIDGVQNMNPDRKARRKMFLTENSKKQERRDLLKTLQLWSDTLKSGDDIIALVQSADDKSQKSKQVLTKNLKSALDETRELETSYRSIALFYKNTDQPSLKNVSVINAELEQLTDLDNTRFFDHIREELVDKYDRLDLRENYGLMVLPGYLGSKSVVDKWAKAAHENKVTLITDFAHLDEPDDVMEMFESANLAGADMYLSNTIMTCNWLVGRGRHDEVGEEDDVHVPPSGALAGKIYKTLMSQVTAGKKHGGLSEVDGVRFDLRKSEIANLENLGLVPMVNEYGKVMAFSAKTLFNGDNLGLQTYSVVRVFDYVAKVLMDFLNRRAFENFNTKTRNEIQAQIVRFLDAITGPDKLIENFEIRRFEQDQNQKDRIYMDVRLKPYFPAKNFLIKMDGQKGDEGTDWDTEYTQQ